A single window of Nitrososphaerota archaeon DNA harbors:
- a CDS encoding phosphoribosylanthranilate isomerase, with amino-acid sequence MRTVKVKICGITREEDLEAACKIGADFIGFVVGAPFSPRNLKLDEAERLFKLVPKNVKSVLVTVPKSLEEVLEAYMLLKPNVIQLHGEDLTELGVVRERLPSVTLVRALPASEGVVNRVIREARFADGILVDTFAEGRLGGTGVVHDWKISRRIRDAIYPKPLILAGGLNPSNVSEAVECVKPYAVDVSSGVESKPGVKDLSKMETFVKRARSVVLDDEYCGANL; translated from the coding sequence ATGAGAACCGTTAAAGTAAAGATCTGCGGCATAACTAGAGAAGAAGATTTGGAGGCTGCTTGCAAAATAGGCGCTGACTTTATAGGCTTTGTAGTCGGCGCTCCATTTTCGCCAAGAAACCTGAAATTAGATGAAGCTGAGCGCTTATTCAAACTCGTCCCCAAGAATGTTAAGAGTGTGCTTGTTACTGTGCCTAAGAGCTTAGAAGAGGTTTTAGAAGCCTATATGCTTTTGAAGCCGAACGTCATTCAGCTCCACGGAGAGGATTTGACGGAGCTGGGTGTCGTTAGAGAAAGACTGCCTTCCGTAACTCTTGTCAGAGCCTTGCCTGCTTCAGAAGGGGTTGTTAATAGAGTGATCCGTGAGGCTCGATTCGCCGATGGAATTCTTGTAGACACATTCGCTGAAGGGCGGCTTGGTGGAACAGGGGTTGTCCACGATTGGAAGATAAGTAGGCGCATAAGGGATGCGATCTATCCAAAGCCTCTAATACTTGCAGGTGGTCTCAACCCATCAAATGTTAGTGAAGCTGTGGAGTGTGTCAAGCCGTATGCGGTAGACGTCTCTTCAGGTGTTGAGTCAAAGCCTGGTGTGAAGGATCTATCCAAAATGGAGACCTTCGTGAAAAGAGCTAGAAGCGTTGTTCTTGATGACGAGTATTGTGGCGCTAATCTGTAA
- a CDS encoding acyltransferase, translating into MNEESAKNLKIAFAQTYPKFGEVKENVEEAIKLIRGVDADLVVLPELFNTGYAFLTRDEVRGFAEEIPGGETCRILVEESGRLRKSIVAGLAERDLDALYNAAVLVSKGRFVGLYRKLHLFNREKVLFNEGDLEPRVYVVDGARISMLICFDWLFPEIWRVLALKGAEIIAHPSNLVLPNYCQRAMLARSFENHIYTITANRVGEEKRGDYHLKYTGRSQIVSPKMEVLASASEDRVECKVVQADLEQARNKKVTELNDIFRDRRPRFYRLLTRPARFAKPFF; encoded by the coding sequence ATGAACGAAGAATCTGCTAAAAACCTTAAGATCGCTTTTGCGCAGACCTATCCGAAGTTCGGTGAAGTTAAGGAGAACGTTGAGGAGGCTATAAAGCTGATTAGAGGCGTTGATGCAGACTTAGTTGTGCTACCTGAGCTCTTTAACACAGGCTACGCTTTCCTAACCAGGGATGAGGTAAGAGGATTTGCAGAAGAAATTCCAGGTGGCGAAACCTGCAGAATCCTTGTGGAAGAGTCTGGGAGGCTTAGAAAGAGTATTGTGGCTGGTTTGGCTGAGAGGGATCTTGATGCGCTCTATAATGCTGCTGTCCTAGTTTCAAAAGGTAGGTTCGTTGGCTTATATCGTAAGTTACATCTGTTTAACAGAGAGAAGGTCTTGTTTAATGAGGGTGATCTTGAGCCTAGGGTGTATGTGGTTGATGGTGCTAGGATAAGTATGCTGATCTGCTTTGATTGGCTCTTCCCAGAAATATGGCGTGTTCTAGCTCTAAAGGGTGCTGAGATCATAGCCCACCCCTCAAATCTAGTGCTCCCAAATTATTGTCAAAGAGCTATGCTGGCTCGCTCTTTCGAGAACCACATATACACGATAACAGCGAACAGGGTTGGAGAGGAGAAGAGGGGCGACTACCACCTAAAATACACGGGTAGAAGCCAGATCGTCAGCCCGAAGATGGAGGTTCTAGCATCAGCCTCAGAAGACCGTGTAGAATGTAAAGTGGTTCAAGCGGATCTTGAGCAGGCGCGCAATAAGAAGGTGACCGAATTAAATGACATCTTTAGGGATCGGCGCCCGAGGTTCTATAGGCTCCTAACTAGACCAGCCCGCTTTGCTAAGCCATTCTTTTAA
- the trpD gene encoding anthranilate phosphoribosyltransferase, whose translation MMQEAITKLVEKVDLSYQEAYKAMEEIIHGEATLSQIAAFLTALRMKGETVEEIAAFAEAMRKCCYKVNPKVNRRLVDTCGTGGDRIKTFNISSAAAFVVAGAGVSVAKHGNRSFTSKSGSADVLERLGLNLNVPKERIEKAIEEIGIGFLFAPALHPSMKNVASVRREIGIRTVFNILGPLTNPAMPSAQVIGVYEARLVAKIAEVASKLGLQEAMVVHGLDGLDEISTIGRTLIAWLREGEIRKFEVTPTDLGVERSTVESIIGKSPEENAEITFKIIYGCLKAGDPKRDIVAVNAAAGVIVGGVADDFKYALELAQKSIESGASYRKLKELVKFYDGSCVEKLEELERRYG comes from the coding sequence ATGATGCAAGAAGCGATCACAAAACTTGTCGAAAAGGTGGATCTTTCCTATCAAGAGGCATATAAAGCAATGGAAGAAATAATACACGGAGAAGCTACACTCTCGCAGATAGCTGCGTTTCTTACCGCTTTGAGAATGAAGGGTGAAACCGTTGAAGAGATCGCAGCTTTCGCCGAAGCTATGCGGAAATGCTGCTATAAAGTAAACCCAAAGGTGAATAGGCGCCTTGTGGATACTTGTGGAACTGGCGGAGACAGAATAAAGACATTTAATATCAGTAGCGCTGCGGCGTTTGTTGTTGCAGGAGCAGGTGTATCCGTAGCCAAGCACGGGAACCGATCGTTTACAAGCAAAAGTGGAAGCGCCGATGTGCTGGAGCGTTTGGGACTAAACTTAAATGTCCCAAAAGAGAGGATTGAAAAAGCTATTGAAGAAATCGGTATAGGATTCCTCTTTGCCCCTGCGTTACACCCTTCTATGAAAAATGTAGCCAGTGTAAGGAGGGAGATTGGAATAAGGACAGTCTTTAACATTCTAGGGCCGCTGACAAATCCAGCGATGCCATCTGCTCAGGTGATTGGCGTTTATGAAGCTAGACTTGTTGCGAAGATAGCAGAAGTAGCTAGTAAACTGGGTTTGCAAGAAGCTATGGTTGTACATGGCTTAGATGGCTTGGACGAAATTTCAACCATAGGGAGAACGTTGATAGCTTGGCTTAGGGAAGGTGAAATAAGGAAGTTCGAAGTTACTCCTACGGATCTCGGCGTAGAAAGATCTACAGTTGAATCCATTATCGGAAAGAGCCCTGAAGAGAACGCGGAAATAACTTTTAAGATAATATATGGATGCTTGAAAGCAGGTGATCCTAAACGAGACATCGTAGCAGTCAACGCGGCAGCCGGTGTCATCGTAGGGGGTGTTGCTGACGACTTCAAATACGCGTTGGAGCTTGCGCAGAAATCAATAGAAAGTGGTGCTTCCTATAGAAAACTTAAGGAGCTAGTTAAGTTCTATGATGGAAGTTGTGTTGAAAAACTGGAGGAGTTAGAGAGAAGATATGGTTGA
- a CDS encoding geranylgeranyl reductase family protein, giving the protein DVVIAGGGLAGLLAAREVASKGLNVAVFEEDLEIGVPDKCDGLVSMRALMKLGVIPTSKAVQNTIKRVLLYPPSGKPVEVEASKLKVVVLDRGVFDKDLAKAASSKGAEIILGERVTKAVEKEGCVRVEASRISKSKIYIEAKGTSALPADKQRSLIPAARFDIEANWVQEDAVEIYVDSTKYPCFFLWVIPTGKDSAKVGVAGRSINCFTALDEFLKQKGGGRVIKKVSAPIYVGGPIDSFVKGRMMVVGDSAGQTKPSTGGGIYSCGLAGVFAGQAAAKYLLEGDLDALHKYSRSWLRLFHEDFKTSLQGRRIYEKMDNRSIEKVFNFIREKGLLNDLLQEDGFDEHSKWIRRCLGLEELVKIFSIVAAEEVRSLIKQVGDYLMQRR; this is encoded by the coding sequence GATGTGGTCATAGCCGGAGGAGGGTTGGCTGGTCTACTAGCAGCAAGGGAGGTTGCTTCTAAAGGGTTGAATGTCGCTGTCTTCGAAGAGGATCTAGAAATAGGTGTACCTGATAAGTGTGATGGGCTTGTGAGCATGAGAGCCTTGATGAAGCTGGGCGTGATCCCAACCAGTAAAGCGGTGCAGAACACCATAAAGAGGGTGCTCCTATACCCACCGAGCGGAAAACCAGTAGAAGTGGAAGCTTCGAAGCTAAAGGTCGTTGTATTAGATAGGGGCGTATTCGATAAAGACCTCGCTAAAGCAGCTTCATCAAAAGGGGCTGAGATAATACTTGGCGAGAGGGTCACTAAAGCGGTTGAGAAGGAGGGATGTGTTAGAGTTGAGGCTAGCCGCATCTCTAAATCTAAGATCTACATCGAAGCAAAAGGGACATCGGCGCTACCTGCCGATAAGCAGAGATCACTAATACCAGCAGCGAGATTTGATATCGAGGCGAATTGGGTACAAGAAGATGCTGTAGAAATATATGTAGATAGCACTAAATATCCCTGTTTCTTTCTTTGGGTTATACCAACAGGTAAGGATTCAGCGAAGGTAGGGGTTGCTGGGCGATCCATAAACTGCTTCACCGCATTGGACGAATTCCTGAAACAGAAGGGGGGAGGTCGGGTGATTAAGAAGGTTTCAGCTCCCATCTATGTGGGCGGACCAATAGACAGCTTTGTCAAGGGAAGGATGATGGTAGTCGGGGACAGTGCCGGTCAGACAAAACCCTCAACAGGAGGAGGAATATACTCCTGCGGGTTAGCTGGCGTCTTCGCGGGTCAAGCAGCAGCAAAATACCTTTTGGAGGGGGATCTTGATGCGCTTCACAAGTATAGCCGAAGCTGGCTGCGCCTATTTCACGAAGATTTTAAGACAAGTTTACAAGGGCGGAGAATATATGAGAAGATGGATAACAGAAGCATAGAAAAGGTATTCAACTTTATTAGAGAAAAGGGTCTGCTTAACGATCTTCTTCAAGAAGATGGTTTTGACGAGCATTCGAAGTGGATTAGGAGATGCTTGGGTTTAGAGGAGTTGGTTAAGATCTTCTCAATAGTTGCTGCTGAGGAGGTTAGATCCCTCATAAAACAAGTTGGCGACTATTTGATGCAGAGAAGATAG
- a CDS encoding indole-3-glycerol-phosphate synthase, giving the protein MVDFLDILVADTFESLRNGYYNIDERKPVHPKMSLKEAITKCTHAPIIAEIKPASPSSGKLRQIVSPADVAKAIKSGGAAGISVITSARHFGGYLAWLAEVKRHVDLPVLMKDVLVDPLQVEAAAKLGADAVLLIYSVFKRGYPKDSIEGFIQLAHSYGLEVLLEVHTKEELLDAVRTEADMLGVNNRDLRTLRVDLGTTRRVLANVDLGDKVVVSESGIQGAEDVRRLRGYGAKAFLVGSAIMLAEDVEGKVRELVMAYENR; this is encoded by the coding sequence ATGGTTGATTTTCTAGACATATTAGTCGCTGACACTTTTGAATCTTTGCGAAATGGATACTACAACATAGATGAGAGAAAGCCTGTTCATCCTAAAATGAGCTTGAAGGAAGCCATAACCAAGTGTACACACGCTCCAATAATAGCAGAAATTAAACCAGCTTCACCATCCTCTGGAAAACTGAGGCAGATTGTAAGCCCTGCTGACGTAGCTAAAGCGATCAAAAGTGGAGGGGCTGCAGGCATCTCGGTAATTACTTCAGCACGGCATTTTGGTGGTTATCTTGCTTGGCTAGCTGAGGTAAAGCGGCACGTCGATTTACCTGTATTGATGAAAGATGTTCTTGTCGATCCTCTTCAAGTTGAGGCTGCGGCTAAGCTTGGTGCGGACGCCGTTCTGCTGATTTATTCTGTTTTTAAAAGAGGTTATCCGAAAGATTCGATCGAAGGTTTCATTCAGCTTGCCCATTCATATGGCTTGGAGGTTCTGCTCGAGGTTCATACTAAAGAGGAGTTGTTGGATGCTGTTAGAACAGAAGCCGATATGTTGGGTGTCAACAACAGAGATCTGAGGACTCTTAGAGTAGATTTAGGGACAACAAGGAGGGTTCTGGCTAATGTCGATCTAGGTGACAAGGTTGTGGTTAGTGAGAGCGGTATACAAGGGGCTGAGGATGTTCGTAGATTGCGCGGCTATGGTGCAAAGGCTTTCCTTGTCGGCTCGGCGATAATGTTGGCTGAGGATGTCGAGGGTAAAGTGAGGGAGCTTGTGATGGCTTATGAGAACCGTTAA
- a CDS encoding proteasome assembly chaperone family protein, with product MGLEIEVRRYKDINLRDGVVVDGFPSVGLVSSISASYLIAALQLDQIAVLDSPHFPPISLIFDGKPKFPARIHASEKPKLAVFSAEFTPNPALDRALAKKILSWSKDHYCRMIVTIVGRPVEEAALTSSTHDVMAVGSTERARRLIEGAGLEQMRLGMVTGIPGTLLNEGRWENFDVVALVVKARENIADATAAVKALTAFCKLVPDVSLDITPLAQEAEKIEARLRVMRKEVATVQQPLTEIYR from the coding sequence GTGGGCTTGGAGATAGAAGTTCGTAGATATAAGGATATCAACCTCAGAGATGGTGTTGTGGTCGACGGATTCCCTTCGGTCGGGTTGGTCAGCAGCATCTCAGCGAGCTACCTCATAGCGGCGCTTCAGCTCGATCAGATCGCTGTGCTAGATTCGCCTCACTTCCCACCGATCTCGCTTATCTTCGACGGGAAGCCGAAGTTTCCAGCGAGGATACACGCTTCGGAGAAGCCTAAGTTGGCCGTATTCTCAGCCGAGTTTACACCGAACCCAGCTTTAGATAGGGCTCTCGCCAAGAAGATACTCTCTTGGTCTAAGGACCACTACTGTAGGATGATCGTAACAATAGTCGGCAGACCGGTGGAAGAGGCTGCTCTGACATCAAGCACACACGACGTTATGGCTGTAGGCAGCACAGAGAGGGCTAGAAGGCTTATTGAGGGTGCTGGGTTAGAGCAGATGAGGCTAGGGATGGTAACAGGCATACCGGGCACGCTGCTCAACGAGGGTAGATGGGAGAACTTTGATGTAGTCGCCCTAGTAGTCAAGGCTAGAGAGAATATAGCTGATGCGACCGCAGCAGTAAAGGCGCTCACAGCCTTCTGTAAACTGGTGCCAGATGTTTCACTAGACATCACCCCGCTTGCTCAAGAAGCTGAGAAGATAGAGGCTAGGCTGAGGGTTATGAGGAAGGAAGTCGCTACAGTCCAGCAGCCGCTCACCGAGATCTACAGGTGA